GAGGGAAGGAGGAACCTCCATCTCCCCGCTCTCCACCGTGTTCCCGGGGCTCGGGCCAGGGCCGGACTttgcagggaggtgctggaaggGTTTGCAGCTCCCCGGAGGAgccgcggggcagccccggctcctTTGTGCGGCAGGTTGCGGGTGGAATGTGGAATGCGGCACACGTTCCGCGCTCGCAACCGCCAGGACAAAGGATTCACTGATCGAAGGGGGACAATTAGTCCCAATTAGGCCTATTTCGCAGCTGAGTGTAAGCGCTGGGGGAAGGGAGCTTAAATCTTACAGCAACGGGTCCCTCAGGCGAGTGAAAGCCACATCAGCGAAGGGACAAGCTCGAGTCCCACCGAGGTGGTGGCACCTCCATCCAGGAGAGGATGGAGCGCGGCTCCTCAGCCCTCGCACACAGCGGGTCCAAAACCCGCTAACCATTCTGCCTCTGAGCTCCCAAGGCAATTTCCCAGTTTTGCAGCCCCtggtggagcagcagtgccGGTGCCAGGCAGGGATACTCACATGTGCACGTGGGGAGGCTGGAAGCGGCTCTGGTTGATGTTGTAGTGCGTGAACGCCTGCGTTGGGTTGGAGCTGTACTCATCCACCGTTATGGTAACTTTGCCTTGTGAAGGAATTCCATGAGCCATCCTTCCTCCTTATGGACATGAGCAGCTCACAGCTTCCCAAggccaggggcagggcagggcattGTGCTCCGGGCAGATCCCGACTCCCAGCAGCTCCGCATCAACTCCGTGACCTCTGCCAGGAGAGACAGACAGCGCACGCTGCTGTGAGCCACGAGATGTAAACACACACTGACCTACTGCTCCATGCTCGCCCGACTTCCATGCAGATTTGAGATTTCTTCTGTATTCCTGATGCACCCATCACCCCTCTCCACGCATTACTAttcactttggttttttttttttaattacctcaTCATCCAACTCCATCATCATTAGACACATCCAAAGGATGAATGCTTTAAAGTAAGGGTTTATCTTcagggggtgggggaagggggaataaaatatctgtgttgAAAGCTCCAGTTAAATACTCCCCATTTCTTACCCTTGATTTTAAATAACATCTCGTGCTAATTGCAACCACGAAAAACTCGCAAGTGGACCCGGCTTCCTGAAGGACAAAAGACTTTCCACAAATATGCACACTTGTTTTCCAGCCGCTGCTGTGGCTTTGGAACACTAACAGCTGAGAAACTTACAAGAAACTGATGTAAAGAACATGTTACAATTGCACAGCCAAAGGCACACCCAAATACCTTTGAACGGAGGTGTCTGAGTGCCCAGAGAAAGGTGAGCATCGAGGCAATGttaacaaaatatttgtattatagCATTGAAACTGGTTTGGACTCACTGTTAGCAGACAGCAATGATTTATCTGACTTTAGCGCGATTTCACGCATAAACATTTCTGcctaaaatgaaagaaacaggctcttccctctctctgcatccctgtCTTTGGCTTCTTCAGAGTGCTCTTAAACACACTTTGAGCTAGGCCTGGATGTGTGCTGTGGTATCAGCACAACCCAAGAGCCAGAACCTCCCAAACACGCTCCGCTGAGCTTCCTGCGCAAAATCCGAGCCTGGATTTCTGCGGTCGATAACTGAGGACACCTCAGGTTATTATATaaaaaagctgcctttttttctgagggCATCTGTGGAAATGGATCAGCCCATGGTCGAAGGATACTTTCAAGATGAGCAGCTCTGTAAAAGCCCCGTTTAGAGGCAGGTCCTCAGCTGGGAGACGCTGTGCCAGCTGCAAGGACTTTGGTGAAATCACCACTCTCTGAAATTCCTCCCTTCAGCTGCCCCGTGCAAGAGTGGACTTCCCCTGTCTGGAGAGCATTTCACAAAAGTAAATCCTTGCTTACTGGGAAGACaaagagaggggaaagagaagagcCCCGAGCATCCAACCAAGCAATATTTTTCCAGTGCAATTTCCCTGGGCTCCTCTAGCTCCCAGATAGAAATGTGCTTGCCATGTGTAACGCTGAGCATTTGAAATCTTTGATTTgtattcaaaatatatttttaatacaaagacTAATTTCCAGTTTGGCAAGAGGCACGATGAAAACGCTCTGCAAATGGCAGATGGCCTGCCATAGGccatttattttactattttaccACCTCAGGCCTACGTAGGCTTCCATATGTTGGTTGGGTTGAGACATTCTGCAACCTTCATTCTAGTAACCGGATTCTAACCTTCATCTTCTTTAGCATtggaaggataaaaaaaaagcaaaaggaaaaaattaaaaggaaaaaaaaaatatgatgaagatgaaaaggaaaagcagtgatttCAAAACTGTCAGTAGAGATGGTAGAGCACTGTAACTGTGGTCACAGCCTGGTCCTCCCCGTGAGACCTAGTGGACCTCTCTCATGAGAACAAGGtttcagcagcaaaagccaGCAAGGGTGAGCTTTGCTGGAACACATCTTTGCCGTGCTAGATGCGATGGAAGATGCTGCAAGAACTGCTCACACAACGTAGTGGTTACCAAGTTTGCAGCTGTTTCCTGAATTTCCTCTACAATTAtatttcagtgttgttttgcATAACAGTAAAACACAACACCTGCTTCAAACTGCGGTCCTGTTCCAAGCGCTGCAGTTCTTTTGAGATAGAAACTAGGAAGAGTGAGCAACAGCAGAGCAGTATAATTGCCCTGCACTGAGAAgtaaatacaaatgaaaacatCTTCCTGCCAGAGAAATGACTGTCATTAACAAGACAGGCCATCACagctcccagaaaaaaaaaaatacagagtttttCTTTTACACTGCAAGAACTTTGGAGCTTTCATATGTTAAGAAGTAGTGTGAAAATTACATGcataatgttatttttttctgcaattaaAAGCAACAATATAAAACAATGCAttaaaccaacaacaaaaatatgCTTGGGCTTTCAAAAAAGCTAAATGACACTGTTTTCAACAACCCAGCATAAGAAAGGTCAGAACATTAAATTTCATATTATAGTTCActcatggaagaaaaatctaATTTGTTCATGAGAATGAATTATACATAAAGATAATAGGCATTTTTTACAATGTTTGTAACAGTCCATGTTACAGAAAGACATTACAACTAACTGGCATAAAACAAATGACAAGAGGACACTTAAAAAGCTGCATTAAATACTTTTAAGTTGACTCTCAGATTATAAGTGTATAAGCTGCAATTGCTTCCCATTGTTCTAATctttaatcttaaaaataaatctgtactTAAATTGAGACAAAGCTGAACAAAGcatccttttaaaatgaaattcaacAACAAATGCCAGACTgagggtaaaaaaaattataatttgaaGCTGGCTTCTGTGTCAATTCtcttaatttccatttaatacTCCATAGAGTACTACAGCTCAACTATCACAAGTATCTAATTATTACCTTCTTTACTGTGAACGTCTctgaagaaaatagaagaaagaagctgaacacttcaaaactttaaaacaaaCGTATCTTAGgcccaaatttttaaaaaaaaggaattaaaagagACTTCTTCGAATCACTACCATTCTTCTTTCTCCAACTATGAGCACTACTTGGAGGTTACACACGGGAGAtgagtaagaaaaaataaaagttggaTTATCTTCCCATCTATCAAGGAAAAAGCAACGCGTAATATCTTCTGCGCCTTTCGAGGCAGTTTTAAGTAAGAATGCCTacattaaaaacccaaatgatGCCTTTTCAGCATGTTGCCTTTTCTCAGCTACAGGCTGTTATCCTTTCGCAGCGTGTATTTGTAGCAAGACAGGAGATGTGCCATTGTACACTCTGCCCAGCCTTACAGGTATAAACCGGCGCTTTTTCGGAACAGGGCTGGCCCAAACGTGGGCTCAGTTCATCGTAAACCCTGTCAAAAAACTGCCACGAAATCTGCCCAGCTAAGTCAATTTCAATGCAGCCTTACATCGCACAGAGAGCCACTCACACGAGCCCTGCCTGTGCACACGAAGGCACGCGAAAAAAACCATTTCCCCAGATAAAATATTTACGCCTTCCTcatctgaatttcaaaaattCGCCTCTAGCTGGGCTCGGGCTGTAGCAGAAAACGCTGAAAGGCAGGAGCCGGGAAGGGTTAACCCCGTGTCAACACCTTCTGGTGCTCCGTGCGCTATCCCGGCGCTGTTCCACCGACACGGCACGCTGCACCCTCggcccccggagcccccggagCGCTCCCGGCTCCCCGAGATGCTGCGCTGCAGTTTGCCCACAACTCCGCGCTCCCGCTGCCCACCGAGCCCTGCGGAGGCACCGCGGGGCCGGACCCCGGCTTTCCCCCGCTCCGTCCCGCCGGTACCTGGGCCCCCGGCCGCTCCCCACCTCCGGCTGCCGGGccgccccggccgcggccccgcggggcgCCGGGCTCGCCCCCCGGTGATTGATGGCTCCGGGTGGCCAATGGCTCCGGCGCGGCCCCGTCCCGGCGTGTgccgccgcagcccccgccccgcgccccgcgccccgcccccgccccgcggcaCCGGGGGGCATCGCTGCCCCGGCTGCGCCCTACGTGCCGCGCCGCACAAAGTTCGCGTGGCCCCCGTCCCCGCGGTGCCACGCAGCCACAGGGCTGCGGGGGGAGGAtgctcggctcggctcggctcggggGAGGGATGCCATGAACTCCTCAGCAGCCGCGGGCGAGCGCgccggggccggccgggggGTGATGCCCGCCGCTTTTTACTGCGGCCGTGCCGAGCTCCGCACCGCGGCCCCAACCCCTCCGAAGGCTCCAAGTGTCTGAGGCCTCCGGGATCAGGGTTTCAGAGCGGCTTCTCTGCCGGCGAAAGGGCGAGGGGTAACTCCGCTGGGGAACGCCGAGCCAACCCGCCTTTCCCTCCTTACTTTTGCGGCGTGTCCCCCCCGCCTCCCTCGCCCCCATCCCCGGCTCCCTCCGCGCCCGCAGCCCCGTCCCCGCGCCCGCCGGCTGCCGCCCGCCCGCTGGCCCCAGCCAGCACAAAGCTCCCCGGCCTACCCtcccggcccccgccgccgcaACCCCCGCCCCGACCCCGCACGCCGGCCCCGcacgccgccgccgcccccgggccgcccccgagccgccgcccccgcgcccggCCGGGCAGCGGCGGAGGGCAGCGGGGGCACGGCCTGGGTAgcggagcagggcagggcagcctcGCTCAGCGCCGCCGACATCGCCGCCTGGGCTGCGGGGAAGCGCCGCTGCCGCCGCACCGACCCGACCCGACCCGACCCGGCGGGCTCGGGCGGTCACGGCGGGGGCGCGGGCGGCCGCGATCATCCCCAGCATTGTTCGCGGGAGGCTGGACCGGCGCCGCCGCCGGAGCTGCCGCCCGCCCCCCCCGCTGCCGCCCATGACACGGCACCTCTAACCCGCCGCTTTGTgcgccgctgcccccgccgTGCCCCGCTGCTCCCGACACCGGCCCGGGGCCGCTCACCTTCCTTCGCTCCGCCGGCTGCCGCTGCGGGCGGGTCGGGGACGCCTTCAgcgcgggcagcggggccgctCCATGGGGCTGCGGGGGCGCGGCCGGGGCAGAGCCTGCGCCCGACCCCGCGGCGGcgcccggcggcggcagcggcggcggcccTGGCTCGGCTCCGGCTCCGGGTCCGGCCGGGCTCCGGCTGCGGGAGCGGCAGCGGGGCGGCGGCGAGGGCGGGCGCGGTGCAGTGAGCGGGGCTGCCACTGGGGTCAGGGAGCAGGCACCAGGAAACACGGCGGCCACGGCGCTGCTcgctcacacacacacacacacacacacacacagacacacagagagaCACGCACGGCTCCTCCCGCTGCCTCGCACTTCGCCCCcccgggcagggagggagcgAGCGAGCGAGCGCTGCTGCATTTCCCAAGTGCCGCACAAGGCT
The DNA window shown above is from Camarhynchus parvulus chromosome 5, STF_HiC, whole genome shotgun sequence and carries:
- the LOC115903946 gene encoding uncharacterized protein LOC115903946, which produces MRAAGPAVSGRVGGPGGLRLCDPGREAQRGEPSSSAVAAVFPGACSLTPVAAPLTAPRPPSPPPRCRSRSRSPAGPGAGAEPGPPPLPPPGAAAGSGAGSAPAAPPQPHGAAPLPALKASPTRPQRQPAERRKVSGPGPVSGAAGHGGGSGAQSGGLEVPCHGRQRGGRAAAPAAAPVQPPANNAGDDRGRPRPRRDRPSPPGRVGSGRCGGSGASPQPRRRCRRR